Proteins encoded in a region of the Micropterus dolomieu isolate WLL.071019.BEF.003 ecotype Adirondacks linkage group LG09, ASM2129224v1, whole genome shotgun sequence genome:
- the LOC123976695 gene encoding formyl peptide receptor 2-like yields MSLNASHPLHMPKISKNDQETTVDIDAIMDNVSIVLYTLTVVIGITGNSMVIWVAGFRLKPKVTNVWLVNLAVADLIFCFTRVFSLIKKLFFDHWPFGIFLCKFNGFFKYANMFCSVFLLAVISLDRVLCVWQPVFTRRRRTLWAARIVAVCVWIVAIIFSTPYFMYRQVYLKNNLSKCSVDPKEKAGYTSAKMAIYSIRFLCGFLLPFMVILICYILAGVGIRRTRLSGKSRPLRILASLVVAFFLCWAPYHCLLLVKMVDSKNTVVKFWHPIASGIAYFNSCVNPLLYFCLGLDVRGRFKQSLAGVYKRALADADDGQTTQSNERSLDDSAGSKHTYVVAGRSQTSVDVAKV; encoded by the exons ATGTCTCTCAATGCCTCTCATCCTCTTCACATGCCCAAGATTTCCAAGAATGACCAGGAGACAACTGTGGACATTGATGCCATAATGGACAACGTCTCCATCGTCCTCTACACATTGACCGTCGTTATCGGCATCACAGGGAACTCAATGGTTATCTGGGTGGCTGGATTCAGGCTCAAG CCAAAGGTCACCAACGTGTGGCTGGTGAATCTGGCAGTAGCGGAcctgatcttctgcttcacaCGAGTCTTCTCCCTCATTAAGAAGCTCTTCTTTGACCACTGGCCCTTTGGCATCTTCCTCTGCAAGTTCAACGGCTTCTTCAAATATGCCAACATGTTctgctctgtctttctgttgGCTGTGATCAGTTTGGACCGAGTGCTCTGTGTTTGGCAGCCTGTCTTCACCAGGCGACGACGCACCCTGTGGGCCGCAAGGATAGTGGCTGTTTGCGTCTGGATTGTTGCGATCATCTTCAGCACTCCGTACTTCATGTACCGCCAAGTCTACCTGAAGAACAACCTGAGTAAGTGCTCTGTGGACCCGAAGGAGAAGGCAGGGTACACCAGTGCTAAAATGGCTATCTACTCCATTCGCTTCCTGTGTGGCTTCTTGTTGCCTTTCATGGTCATCCTCATCTGTTACATCCTGGCCGGAGTTGGCATCCGACGCACCCGCTTGTCCGGGAAGTCCCGACCCCTACGTATATTAGCATCATTAGTCGTCGCATTCTTCCTGTGCTGGGCGCCGTACCACTGCCTCCTGCTGGTGAAGATGGTGGATAGTAAGAACACAGTGGTGAAGTTCTGGCACCCCATAGCGTCTGGCATCGCATACTTTAACAGCTGTGTGAACCCGCTGTTGTACTTCTGCCTGGGGCTGGATGTGAGAGGACGGTTCAAGCAGAGTCTGGCGGGGGTGTACAAGAGAGCTCTGGCGGACGCTGACGACGGACAAACAACCCAGTCCAACGAACGCTCTTTAGATGACAGCGCTGGGTCTAAACACACTTATGTGGTGGCAGGAAGGAGTCAGACATCAGTGGATGTAGCTAAAGTCTGA